The segment TTTTGTCTTAACCTCTGCTCCAAATTCCGTTTCAGTGGAAGCGTTAGGAAATATGCAGTCATCAGGATCGTTCGTAAGTCCTGCAGGTATCCCCTCTGATCCGTAAAGGTATCCCTGTATTCTGAGATTTGAATATGAAACACCCACATGATTGGTATTTAAACTTCCGGAGGTACTTTCTCCAAAATCTCTGGGGTAAAGCATTTTACGTCCGCGTATACTGGACAGCCATGTTTCACATTTACCTTTGCAGTCCGCAAGACATAAAGTACAAAGTCCTGACTCCGCAGGATTGCCTCTGTTCACAGTTCCCAAGGCATCGTTTGATTTAAGATAATTCATTATTTCCTCCTCTGATTTTTTCCAGAAAAATCATTACATTATAATATGATTTATATTATTTTCAATACAAAATAAGGCAATTGGTCTAAAAAGCCTTTTTTAATTATAGGCAAACTTGTTAAAATATAATTCATTATCCATCTGGAGGCTTTTGAGAAACTCTGTTTGGTCATGCTATAACATCTGCCAAGTGGCGGATAAATTTGCTCAGATGCTACAGTGTGACGATATCTCAAAGTCTCATCTCTAAAATATTATTGACATATCCATTTTATAAAGATATTCTTGAAAAGTGAGGTTAAAAATGATTATCCGCATAAAAATTATGAATATAAAATCTAAAGAGCTTTTCAGCAGTTAGCTGGGAAGCTCTTTTTTTTATATATGAGTATCTATCAGGAGGTATCATGAATAACAACAATGAAAAGTCAGAAACCGGGAAGATAGAAAAGGAAATTTTGAATAAACATGAATTGGACAGCATTATCACTCGGATTACTTTTCAGATTCTTGAAAAATGCAGCAATTTTGAGAATATTGCTCTGATCGGGATAAAAAGAAGAGGGGCTATTCTTGCAGATAGAATTAATGACAAAATAAAGGATCACAGCGGCAAAAAAGTGCCCGTGGGATATCTGGATATCACTCTTTACAGAGACGACTTAACAGAGATAGCGGATTATCCTTTGTTATCAGGTACTGAAATTGATTTCAGGGTAAAGGGGAAAAACATTATTCTTATTGACGATGTAATCTTCACCGGAAGAACAGTCAGATCAGCTCTGGATGCAATTATCGACTTTGGCAGGCCGGAGAAAATTATACTCACCTGTCTCATAGACAGAGGGCACAGAGAGCTGCCCATTCAAGCCGACTTTACAGGCAAATATGTTCCCACAAGCCTTGATGAAAAGATCAATGTGAAACTCAGAGAACTGGACGAAGTGGATTCTGTCAGTATTGAAAAAAATGAAGACGGAGTGTAAGTATGAGTTTTAAGAGGAAAGATCTGGTTGGATTAAAAGATTTAAGCGCTGAAGAAATCTTATTTATTCTTGGGACTGCAGAAAAGTTTAAAGAGATAGGCAAGCGTGATGTCAAAAAAGTTCCCACTTTGAAAGGCAGAACAGTAGTGAATCTTTTTTTTGAGCCGTCAACGAGGACCCGCACATCTTTCGAAATAGCCGGTAAAAGGCTTTCTGCTGACACAATTAATTTTTCCTCTTCCTCCAGCAGCACTTCCAAAGGAGAAACGCTGATTGACACAGTAAAAAATATTGAATCAATGAACACAGATGTTTTTGTTGTACGACATGCTTTTTCAGGCTCAGTCAAATTCATTGCGGAAAACACGTGTGCCAGAGTGGTTAACGCAGGTGATGGAACAAACGAACACCCCACCCAGGCTCTCCTTGATTTATTAACAATAAAAGAGCATAAAAAAGATTTTGCAAATCTTAATGTTGCAATAATCGGAGATATAACGCACAGCAGAGTGGCCAGATCAAACATTTGGGCAATGCAAAAACTTGGTATGAATATAAAACTTTTCGGCCCTAAAACGATGATGCCCGCACATCCGGAACCCTTTGGATGCAAAATATGCAGCAGCATTGAAGAAGCTCTTGAAAACACTGATGTGGTAATGATGCTGAGAATACAGATGGAACGGCAGTCAAAAACACTCCTTCCTTCTGTAAAGGAATATTCAAGGCTATACGGCCTTAACGCTGAAAAAATGAAACTTGCTAAAAAAGATGCACTGATAATGCACCCAGGTCCTATAAACAGAGGTGTGGAGCTTGCCAGCAATGCTGCGGATTCTGCGCAGTCGGTAATACTTGAACAGGTTGAAAACGGTGTTGCAGTGAGAATGGCTGTTTTATATCTTCTTGGAATCAAAACGGAGGTTAAATAATGGATTTATTATTAAAAAACGGAAAAGTGATAAATCACGATAGTGAAAAAGATACCGATATCTTAATTAAAAATGGTAAGATTTCCGGTGTTTCTTCCAATATAAAAGCCGATAATGATATAGAAGTAATTGACTGCAAAGGTAATTATATTCTCCCCGGCCTTATCGACATGCACGTACATTTCAGGGATCCGGGACTTGAATATAAAGAAGACATCATATCAGGAAGTGATGCAGCTGCAGCAGGGGGAATTACCACCTGTTTTCCCATGGCAAATACAAAACCTGTAAACGACAACGATTCCGTCACATCTTACATGGTTGAAAAAGCCCGGGAATACGGCAAAATAGACCTTTTCCCTGTCGGTTCAATAACAAAGAAAATGAAGGGTGAAGAGCTGGCTGAAATGGGAGAAATGAAAAAAGCCGGAGCCCTGGCCTTTTCAGATGACGGATTGCCCGTTCTTTCAAGCGAAATTATGCGGAGAGCTTTAGAATATGCTTCGGGCATAGGAGCTTTCATCATAAGTCATTCTGAAGATATATCACTGGCTGGAAGCGGCGTAATAAATGAAGGGAAAGTTTCAACAATAACCGGCTTAAAAGGGATACCTGCAGAAGCAGAAGAAATAATGATATCCAGAGATATTCTCCTTTCAAAACTTACCGGCGCTCATATTCATATTGCCCATGTCAGCACAAAAGGCTCAGTGGATTTAATACGCAGAGCAAAAGACCAGGGATTAAATGTAACATGTGAAGCCGCCCCCCATCATTTTACTTTTACCGAAGAGGAGCTGCTCAATTATGATACAAATTACAAAATGAACCCGCCCTTAAGGACAAAAGAGGATGTAATATGCATAAAAGAAGCGTTGAAAGACGGGACAATTGATATCATTGCGACAGATCACGCCCCTCATCATCCGGATGAAAAATTTGTGGAATTCGACAATGCTCCGAACGGTGTTATCGGCCTCCAAACATTAATACCACTCACACTTAAACTGGTCAACGAGGGCATAATAGATATAAAACAGTTTGTAAAACTTACATCCTATATGCCATCGGTTATTTCTGGTTTAGATGACAGAGGGGAGATAAAGGAGGGAAAGATCGCTGATATTACGGTAATCGATCCTGAGAAAACTTATTTATACGATAAAAATATAAACAAATCCAAAGCCGAAAACTCACCTCTTTTGGGCTCCGGGTTGCAGGGGATGGCCTTGTACACTATTAAAAACGGCAGAATTGTATATGAAAGTTAGTTTTAAGTGCTAAGGATTATGTTTTAAGACTTTTGAATTACATAAGTACGTCATGTTATAACATATGTCAAAAGCCAGATTGACTTGCCTTTGATCCTTTCCTTAGTACTTAGTAAGTAGATACGCAGATACTATTAGTACATAGATAGAGATCCCTCGGCTTCGCTCGGGATGACATAAATTGTTGTCTAACAGCGATAGCTAAATAGAATGTAAACATATTTACCAGTCTAAAAGACTGGTGCTAGCAGCAGGCATTCTTCCGAGTAAAACGAAGTGAAACCGAGGAATCTCTATCTTTATATAACACATATATCTGGGTAACTGCTTAATACTCAGCCCTTAGCCCTTAACACTTAGCACTTAATGCTTAACACTAAATAGATAAATATTTTTTATGCTCAATATTGGTAATTGTTGTTCTGTGGTCTTCCCAGTCAGCCAGCTTAAGTATTATATAGTTATTAAAAAGATCTTCACCGAGTACTTCCTTTAAAAACTTGCTCTTTTCCGATTCCATCAACGCTTCATAAAAGTCTCTCGGCAAAAAACGCCTGTCAAGAACTTTAGGTGTGTAGTTTTTTTTGTATGTGTTGCCCATATCCGGCTTGCCGGGATCGAGTCTTTCATCGATACCACGTAATCCCATAGCAATCAGCGTTGCAAATTTCAGATAAACGTTACCTGTGGCATCGGCACATCTAAGCTCAAACCTGGTAGCCTCAGGTTCTGCGGTATAAGGAATTCTCACCATGGAACTTCTGTTGCGCAGCCCCCAGCCTCTTACTATAGGAGCTTCACGGTTCATTACATAAGCTTTGTAAGAATTCAGAGTTGATGCAAATATTATAGAAGATTCCCTGGCATATTTGATAATTCCGCCTATAAAGTTTTTCATTTTATCACTTAAACCGTATTCATCAGCAGCATCATAGCATAGATTATTATTTTCCGTATCCGAAAAGGATGCATGTATATGAAAAGCATTTCTGTTAAATCCTGTAAAAGGTTTGGACATAAATGTTGCGTACATACCGCACTCAGCAGCAATTTCCTTGGTAACATATTCAAACAGGACAGTTCTGTCGGCAATACTCAAAGGTTCTCCGGGCTCAAGATTGATTTCGTGCTGAGAGGATGTAACTTCATGATGGGTTTTTTCAAACTTGATTCCGCATTTCTCAAGAACATTGACAATTTCATGCCTGACAATTTCACCCGAATCACTGGGCCCTGAACCAAAATAATCAAGTTTATCCGTGTGTATGTCATTGCTGAACTCATCTCTTTTTAGAAGAAAAAACTCATGCTCTGGCCCGAAAGTAAACTTCATTCCGTAATTTTTAGCGGCTGTTTCAATCATTTTTTCCAGAACAGCCCTGGGATCAACACTGGAGCGAGAACCGTCCTGATCAAAAAGTTTACCGGTGAAAAAAGCCACCTTTTTATCTGTAAACGGCACTATTTTAAAGCTTTCAGCAACAGGCTTAAGTATTCTGTCACTGTTGTCCACTGTAGCAATACCGGCAATTGAACTGCCGTCAATCCCCACCCCGTTTTCAAGAATTTTATCCATGTCGGAAGGATTTACGGAAAGGCTTTTTGTCCTACCATTTAAATCCTTGAAAAAAATCTTTGTTATATCAGCTTTTTTGAGATATCTGTCTATATCCGATTTGCTCGAAGATAGCATCCTTTCCCCCTTTTTTTGTTCAACGTTCAATGTTCAATGTTCAAGACGTAAAACGTGAGACGTAAGACGCACTATCACCCATCAACCACATCAACTTCCTCAACCATTTCAACATCAACCTTTACCTCTCCCTCACTCACTTACTTACTTAGCACTTAACGCTTATCACTTAACACTAAATTATTCCGGCATATTGGGTATCTTAGTTTCCTCCCCTTTATAGTTCCTGAGATAAAAATACTCTTCATCACTGCCTTGAATATAATAATCAGGCATCAGCGGAATCTTGCCGATATTGGTTGCAATCACATACATAGGCTGTGCAAGACCTGTGGTATGGCCTCTTATGGCATCCCTGATCAACTCAGCACCTTTGAGAACCGGGGTTCTGAAATGATCGATACCAGGAGCCGGTTCGCAGTAAAAAACATAATAGGGGCGAATTCTCCATCTGAGCAGTTTCTGATGAAGCTCTCTGAATGTCTCCACATCATCATTGATTCCTTTTAGGAGCACTGCCTGATTTCCAACATTCACGCCGCATTTCAGCAGTTCAAATACAGCTTTTCTCACTTCCTCTGTAAGCTCCTTAGGATGATTAACCTGGGTATTTATCCATATCGGGACTCTGTGATAACCGCTTAAAACCTTTTTCAGACCTTCTGTAATTCTGTGAGGAAGTACAACGGGGAGCCTTGTACCGAATCTTATCATTTCCACATGCTCAATATCCTGAAGACTTTTAATAATATAGTCCAATTTTTCATCACTAAGTAAGAAAGGATCGCCACCAGTAATAAGAATATCCCTTACTTCTTCATGCTGCCTTATCCATTCAATCCCCTCATCCACATCAAATCTCAGCTTCAGATTCTGGCTGACAACCACTTCTTTACGAAAGCAATGCCTGCAATAAATCCCGCAGACTTCAATTACAGTAAAAGCCACTCTGTCTTTATATTGTCTGGCTATACTGTCCGGCCTTTTCTCACCGACTGCTCTGTTTTCTTTCCACACAAGATATTCATCCATTCCGTAAACATTCTTTGTTTCTTCCATAGAGGGAATAATCTGCCTTCTGACAGGACAGTTAGGATCATCTTTGTCCATTAAGGAAGCATAATAAGGTGTTGCGCCCCATCTCGTTTTAAGAGAGGTTAAAGCCTTCCTCTCATCATCCGTTAAATTGACAATTTTCTCCAAATCTTCCACAGTGTTCACACTGTTTTTAAGCTGCTCTTTCCATTCTTCGGCCACTGAGTCCTCCTGTTTATTTTTTATATCAATTCAGATATTTTTGCTGCAGTTGACATATAATGGTCCCTAATCACAGATTCCAGCATTCCGCCGTCTTTTTTGCTTATGGTATCAATAATACACTCATGGCGTTTTCTAATATTTTCAGGACTGTAAATCTTCATCCAGTATTTATTAAAAAATATATGAGATTTATGTGATAATTTCTTGGTAAATTCAACCAGCTCAAAATTCGGTGATTTACAGAACATATATTCATGAAATTTACCACCCGCTTCTATAAATTTTAAATGCTCCCCTTCAAAAGCAAAAAATTCCATATCATCTATATACATTTTCAAATTGTCAATATCATCCCTGCTGAATAAATCAAGAGCCGTTCTTATCGCATATCCTTCCAGGAGACCTCTTGTTTCATAGGTATCCAGGATCTGTTCTTTTGTAATTTCCGTGACATAATAGCCAACCTGTGGTTTATACTTGAGTATACCTTCAGTAATCAGCTCTCTGAGAGCCTCTCTGACCGGTGCCCTGCTTATGCCGAAATTTTTAGACAAACTGCTTTCAATTACCCGGTCTCCGCTGTTCATTTCGCCGTTGAGTATCATATGATAAATCTGTTTTACCACAAGATCCTTATACGTATTTTTTTCAAGAACTTCCACTGTTTCACCCCGTTGTCGACAATCGACGATATAAAAATCATTTCCGTTTGTCAACATTTTTTAATAGTTTTTTCTTGAATATTACCTGCCGATTTTTATAATATTTAAAAAGTCGCAGGATAAAGCTATGGATGCAGTTACAGCAATGGCCGAGAATAAAATAAAAGAAGCAGTTGAAAATGGTGAGCTGGATGATATCAAAGGTAAAGGCAAGCCTTTACACCTGGAGGATCTGAGCAGAATTCCCGAAGAACTGCGTGCAGGATATATATTATTAAAAAATTCAGGGATTTTACCGGAAGAGATAAACCTGAAAAATGAAATAAAGAAGCTGGAAGATCTGCTGGATTATTGTTATGATGATAAGGAATACAGAAAGATAAAATTTAAACTCAATGAAAAAATACTTCATTACAATATTTTAATGGATAAGAAGGGAAAAACAGCTGCCCACCTGGAGTATGAAAGCAAGATCCTGGGCAGGCTGCAAAAAGGTTAAATCATGAAAGTGACTTTCCTGACAGATAACTATACTGATTCGCGAAATCTGCTTGCCGAACACGGCTTTTCATGTCTGATAAATTTTGAAAAATATAATTTTCTCTTCGATACAGGGCAGACAATTTCAATGGCACATAATGCCGATATTCTCGGAAAATCTTTGGATACACTGGATGCTGTATTCCTAAGCCACGGTCATTATGACCATACAGGCGGACTTGGATATATCAGTAACAAAAAAAATAAAACGGTAGTGTACTGCAGCAGTAAAATAGCTGATAATCACAGAAAGAAAAATGCTGAAGACGAGTATAAATACATAGGTATAGAAAACCAAATACTTAAAGAGCAAAACCTATACTTTTCCTATATAGATGATTCAATAAATTTGAAACCGGAAATCATTTTTACCCATATAAAACGCTACGATGACTTTGATTCGGATAAAAATTTATATATCAAAGAGGGTGAAAAATATTTAAAAGATCCTTTCAGAGATGAAATGTTTTTGATTTTACTGGAATCCGACGGATTAACAATAATTACAGGCTGCTCCCACAGGGGAATATTAAATATTGTAAGAACAGCCATTAATATAACAGGAGCAAATACAATAAAAAATCTCATAGGGGGATTTCATCTTTTCAGAAGCAGCGATAATGAAATAATTGAAATTGCTGAAAAGTTAAACGGATACAACATAGGACATATTATAACCGGTCACTGTACCGGCTTAAACGGATTGTTTGTTTTAAAAAATATCTGCAGAAATAAAATCACTCCCATAAAGTCCGGATTGACATTAACTTTAAACTAACCAAAACTAAATAGTGGAGGAAAAATGAATCAGAAAGTATTTTATACGGAAAACAGACCGTGGGGCAGTTTCACGGTAATCGACAGCGGAGAAAAATATAAATTAAAACGTATAGAAGTCTTGCCTCACAAACGTCTGAGCCTGCAAAAGCATATGTTTAGGGATGAATACTGGACAATAATCCAGGGAAAGGGTGAGGTGCAGATTGAAGATGCTTTCATAGAGACGGGTCCGGGTGAAATGTATCATATTCCCAGAGAATCAAGACACAGAATCAGCAACAAGTCAAATATAAAACTTATTTTTTTCGAGGTGCAGATGGGTGATAAATTAGAGGAGAATGATATAATAAGATATGAAGATGATTACGGAAGAATAAAAAATGGATAATATAAAAAACATAGGTTTTATTTCCACCAGAATTGAAGGAACCGACGGCGTGTCCCTGGAAATAGAAAAGTGGGCACAGGTATTGGGAAAAAATAACTTCAACTGCTTTTATTTTGCAGGCAAATGTGACAGAGAACCTGATAAATCAATGATTGTGCCGGAAGCCTTTTTCGATCAGCCGGAAATTAAAGAAATTCAGAATAAATGTATAGGCTCAACTCACAGAAGTACTGAAACATCAGATAAAATCCACAAAATAAGTGATTTCCTAAAATCAAATATTTATAAATTTATAAAAAAATTTGATATCCATTTACTTATTGTGGAAAATGCCCTGGCCATTCCGATGAATATTCCTCTGGGGCTGGCTATAACCGAATTCACTGTTGAAACATGTTTTCCGGTAATAGCTCACCACCACGATTTCTACTGGGAAAGGGACAGATTTATAATAAACGCAGCCAAAGACTATCTGGACAGAGCGTTCCCTCCAAAACTCCCTTCTATAAAGCATGTGACTATAAACTCACTGGCAAGTGAGCAGCTCAGCCTGAGAAAAGGGATTTCAAACATTGTAATCCCAAACGTATACGACTTTTCAAAAGAACCTGATAAAACATCCTCTAAAACTTGCAGTGAAATCAGAAAAGTTGCCGGACTTGAAAAGGATGATATTATGGTTTTACAGCCAACACGCGTTGTACCAAGAAAATGGATTGAGCGGGCCGTTGAAACAGTATATCTTATGAATCTGAAAGAACCGAAGCTCTTCATTTCACACGCCGCATCAGATGAAGGGGAAAATTACTTCAAACGAATAAAAAATTATTCCGATATACTCGGAGTGGAAATTGTCACCCTTGATAAATACGTCGGTTCAGAAAGAAATGTAAAAAAGAATAACAATAAAAAATATACAATAGGTAATATGTACGATTGTGCAGATATAATAACTTATCCTTCAGGATATGAAGGGTTTGGTAATGCATTTCTTGAAACGATTTATCATAAAAAACCGATAATTGTTAACCGATATTCGATATTTATAGCTGACATTGAGCCTAAAGGCTTTGACGTAATAACGTTTGACGGTTTTATTACTGAAGAAACCGTCCAAAATGCTCTGGATTTATTGAAAGATAAAGAAAAACTTAAACATATGGTTGAAAAAAACTACAAACTTGGAATGCGTTTTTTCTCATACGAGGTTCTGGAATTTCATCTGCTTGGCCTCATAAAATCTCTATCATTGAGGGGATGTTAGAATGCACAGAATGAACATTGCTCTTCTGCACTATTCATGCCCTCCTGTTGTTGGGGGTGTAGAGGAAATACTAAGACAGCAGGCTCTGCTTTTCAGCCGTAATTTTAATAACGTAAAGATATTTGCAGGAACCGGAAGCCAGTTTGCCAAAAATATTCCTGTGGAAATTAATCCACTTTTGGGTTCACAGGAAAAAACAGTTGAAATGTCGGTAAGAATGTATCTACAGGGGCAAAAAGAGTTATTTTACAATCTGAAGGAAAAAATTAAGAATTATTTACTAAAGAGTCTGGAGCCCTTTGATATCTTAATAGCTCACAACGTTCTTACAATGCGCTACAACCTGCCTTTGACATACGCAATACACGAAATTGCCGAAAAGAATGACACAGAAGTTGTAAGCTGGAATCACGACTGTTTGTTCTTTTATAAAGATTCGGATAGAAAGTTCAGCCATGAGATATACAAGATACTCCGGCAGTTTAACAAAAAACTTACATATGTTGCAGTTTCAGAAAGCAGAAAAGAGGATTTTGAAAAGCTTTACGGCAAAGAGGATTGTGTAACAACAATACCCAACGGGATTGATCCAAAAAGCTTTTACGCGCTTGATGATTCTTCTGTTAAGATTATTGATGAGCGAAACCTGCTGAAGGCGGACTTCATTATGGTGCAACCATCAAGGCTTCATCCGAGAAAAAACATCGAGCTTTCTATAAAAGTCACATCAGAGTTAACAAAAAAAGGGCTTGATGCAATTTTAATTGTTACAGGAGCTTTTGATCCGCACGAAGAAGGGACAAGAAGATATTATAACAATTTAAAGCAGATGATAAATGATTATAACATTGAAAATAATGTAATAATTCTTGCCGAATACCGGCTTAAGTCCGGAGAAGTTATAAATTCAAACAGACTCAATATAAGGGACCTCTATTTGATTTCAGATATACTTTTTCTACCCAGTTTCCACGAAGGTTTTGGTATTCCACTGCTTGAAGCGGGCATGATAAAACTGCCGGTAGTTTGCTCAGATATACCCCCTTTCAGGACAATAGGCGAAGACAGTGTTACCTATTTTAAACTGGATGAAACGCCGGGAAATATTGCTGATAGAATTATTGAATTTTTAAAAACTTCTTCCACCGGGAACTTTTTTCGAAAAGTTATAAAAAAATACAGCTGGGATAATATTTATGAGAAAAACCTGCAGCCTTTTCTTTCTCATCTTTATAATAAAAGAAACAAAAAAACTCTTGATAATTATTAACGATTTATTATATTAATTTTTGTAAAGAAAATAATAAGTTGCCCGGCTATTCAAACGCTTCTTCCCTCCTCCCCTCTTGAAGCAATTAGCCGGGATTTTTTTATGTCCCGATTAAACCGGCTTCAAATTCAGTCCAAATCAAGCTAATACAAAATATCCGCAAAAACTGAGGAAATTTTTACAAAACAATGTTATTTTTCACAATAATTTAAGAAAATTTTATTTTTATTTGTTTTGTCAGCTAATAATAAACACTATAAAGCCGTACATTTTAATGAAAAGTCAAATTTTAACGGCAATATATTAATTTACAGTTAAAGATTTCCTATTGATTTGCTATGTTTTTTATACATAATTAACAATGTATCTGAATAACTGGTATCTCAAAATAGGAAGAGATACTTCTTTAACGCTTTAACATCGGGGATAATAAAAAGGGAGGTTAAAGCAAAATTTAAACTCAGTTATTCAGGTATAATTCAAGTTTCGCATTTACACTGTTTTCACGTCTTTGCGAGGAGTGAAAACGACGAAGCAATCTCTCTGTTTTTCTTGTTTTGAGATTGCCACAACCCTGTTTTCACAGGGTTTCGCAATAACAAAACGAAGTGCGAAACTTGATGTATAAATTTAAATTTTATTCACGGAGGTTTTAGAAAATGGAAAAAAGATTCAGAGATGGTCTGGAAACAGTCAGCTATTTTTCCCTGTTAGCGCTCCTCTGCGGAGTTGTTGCAGTAGGCGCTGTACTTATTCTGTAAAATTGAAAAAAGGGGGGCTCAACCCCCCCCTTTTTTTCATACCCTAACAAACCCTTTTGAACAAATGTTTTTGGCATCATTTATAGAATAAAGGACATTGGTGTCTTGCCTTGAAAATTTAACGGTGAGTTTTTCCACATCAAAACCCACTTCTTTCTGAAAATTTATAAAAAACTCATTAACCTCAACATTTTTCCCGATATATCTTTTCAATGCAGTGTCAAGAATATTTACATATGCCGTATTATTCATATGCATATTCGTATCAAAATCTGAAAAACGGACAGTTTGCAGCAAACCTTCCTCATCGCCGGGATTTTTGTCAACCTTGTATGAGGCAATCGGAAATGATGTGGCCTGAGAGCTTTCAGTCTCATAAGCTTCACTCAGATAAGAAGGAATACGTTTTATACGTTTGGTGGTTATATCCAAAAGTGTCCACATCGAAACAGCTCTCACAGCCTCAGTGCCGCCGCTGCGAATAATAAACTCCCTGAAAGCCTTTACACCGGATATCCCTGATGACCAGGTTATCACAGTGATACTATCTCCTAATACAGGATATTCTGAAATATCTACGTACAGCTTATTTAATACCCAGGCCACACCCATATCTTTAAGTGTTTCGGCATCATAGCCAACCATATCAGAATGATGTATTGCAATTTCCTGAAAAAAAGAGACAAGACTGTCCGGTCTCAGCTTGAAGTCAAACCCTATATCTTTATAATTTACAACCTTTTCCAGCTTTACAATCATATTCAGATTACCGGTTCAAAATATTTTACGGCAGGATTGTAGTCAAAAATTTCACCCTTATCGATCAAATAGTACCATCCGTAGATATTAAGGGACTTTTGCTTTATCCGTTCCTCAATAAACGGATATGTCATAAGATTTTCTAACTGCATAACGACATTAATCATTTCAATATGATAAGGCATTCTTATATCTTCATCCAGATTTTGGTAATATTTTACCCTGGTGTTTTCCGATAAAGATAGCCATCTTTTTACATTAGGCAGCAAACTTAACTCGTCATCATTTTTTAAAAGCGATGAGCACCCG is part of the Flexistipes sp. genome and harbors:
- the pyrR gene encoding bifunctional pyr operon transcriptional regulator/uracil phosphoribosyltransferase PyrR codes for the protein MNNNNEKSETGKIEKEILNKHELDSIITRITFQILEKCSNFENIALIGIKRRGAILADRINDKIKDHSGKKVPVGYLDITLYRDDLTEIADYPLLSGTEIDFRVKGKNIILIDDVIFTGRTVRSALDAIIDFGRPEKIILTCLIDRGHRELPIQADFTGKYVPTSLDEKINVKLRELDEVDSVSIEKNEDGV
- a CDS encoding aspartate carbamoyltransferase catalytic subunit — protein: MSFKRKDLVGLKDLSAEEILFILGTAEKFKEIGKRDVKKVPTLKGRTVVNLFFEPSTRTRTSFEIAGKRLSADTINFSSSSSSTSKGETLIDTVKNIESMNTDVFVVRHAFSGSVKFIAENTCARVVNAGDGTNEHPTQALLDLLTIKEHKKDFANLNVAIIGDITHSRVARSNIWAMQKLGMNIKLFGPKTMMPAHPEPFGCKICSSIEEALENTDVVMMLRIQMERQSKTLLPSVKEYSRLYGLNAEKMKLAKKDALIMHPGPINRGVELASNAADSAQSVILEQVENGVAVRMAVLYLLGIKTEVK
- a CDS encoding dihydroorotase, which encodes MDLLLKNGKVINHDSEKDTDILIKNGKISGVSSNIKADNDIEVIDCKGNYILPGLIDMHVHFRDPGLEYKEDIISGSDAAAAGGITTCFPMANTKPVNDNDSVTSYMVEKAREYGKIDLFPVGSITKKMKGEELAEMGEMKKAGALAFSDDGLPVLSSEIMRRALEYASGIGAFIISHSEDISLAGSGVINEGKVSTITGLKGIPAEAEEIMISRDILLSKLTGAHIHIAHVSTKGSVDLIRRAKDQGLNVTCEAAPHHFTFTEEELLNYDTNYKMNPPLRTKEDVICIKEALKDGTIDIIATDHAPHHPDEKFVEFDNAPNGVIGLQTLIPLTLKLVNEGIIDIKQFVKLTSYMPSVISGLDDRGEIKEGKIADITVIDPEKTYLYDKNINKSKAENSPLLGSGLQGMALYTIKNGRIVYES
- a CDS encoding glutamine synthetase family protein; the encoded protein is MLSSSKSDIDRYLKKADITKIFFKDLNGRTKSLSVNPSDMDKILENGVGIDGSSIAGIATVDNSDRILKPVAESFKIVPFTDKKVAFFTGKLFDQDGSRSSVDPRAVLEKMIETAAKNYGMKFTFGPEHEFFLLKRDEFSNDIHTDKLDYFGSGPSDSGEIVRHEIVNVLEKCGIKFEKTHHEVTSSQHEINLEPGEPLSIADRTVLFEYVTKEIAAECGMYATFMSKPFTGFNRNAFHIHASFSDTENNNLCYDAADEYGLSDKMKNFIGGIIKYARESSIIFASTLNSYKAYVMNREAPIVRGWGLRNRSSMVRIPYTAEPEATRFELRCADATGNVYLKFATLIAMGLRGIDERLDPGKPDMGNTYKKNYTPKVLDRRFLPRDFYEALMESEKSKFLKEVLGEDLFNNYIILKLADWEDHRTTITNIEHKKYLSI
- a CDS encoding KamA family radical SAM protein, with amino-acid sequence MAEEWKEQLKNSVNTVEDLEKIVNLTDDERKALTSLKTRWGATPYYASLMDKDDPNCPVRRQIIPSMEETKNVYGMDEYLVWKENRAVGEKRPDSIARQYKDRVAFTVIEVCGIYCRHCFRKEVVVSQNLKLRFDVDEGIEWIRQHEEVRDILITGGDPFLLSDEKLDYIIKSLQDIEHVEMIRFGTRLPVVLPHRITEGLKKVLSGYHRVPIWINTQVNHPKELTEEVRKAVFELLKCGVNVGNQAVLLKGINDDVETFRELHQKLLRWRIRPYYVFYCEPAPGIDHFRTPVLKGAELIRDAIRGHTTGLAQPMYVIATNIGKIPLMPDYYIQGSDEEYFYLRNYKGEETKIPNMPE
- a CDS encoding GntR family transcriptional regulator; the encoded protein is MLTNGNDFYIVDCRQRGETVEVLEKNTYKDLVVKQIYHMILNGEMNSGDRVIESSLSKNFGISRAPVREALRELITEGILKYKPQVGYYVTEITKEQILDTYETRGLLEGYAIRTALDLFSRDDIDNLKMYIDDMEFFAFEGEHLKFIEAGGKFHEYMFCKSPNFELVEFTKKLSHKSHIFFNKYWMKIYSPENIRKRHECIIDTISKKDGGMLESVIRDHYMSTAAKISELI
- a CDS encoding J-domain-containing protein, which gives rise to MDAVTAMAENKIKEAVENGELDDIKGKGKPLHLEDLSRIPEELRAGYILLKNSGILPEEINLKNEIKKLEDLLDYCYDDKEYRKIKFKLNEKILHYNILMDKKGKTAAHLEYESKILGRLQKG
- a CDS encoding MBL fold metallo-hydrolase; translated protein: MKVTFLTDNYTDSRNLLAEHGFSCLINFEKYNFLFDTGQTISMAHNADILGKSLDTLDAVFLSHGHYDHTGGLGYISNKKNKTVVYCSSKIADNHRKKNAEDEYKYIGIENQILKEQNLYFSYIDDSINLKPEIIFTHIKRYDDFDSDKNLYIKEGEKYLKDPFRDEMFLILLESDGLTIITGCSHRGILNIVRTAINITGANTIKNLIGGFHLFRSSDNEIIEIAEKLNGYNIGHIITGHCTGLNGLFVLKNICRNKITPIKSGLTLTLN